The Leptospira bourretii genome has a window encoding:
- a CDS encoding STAS domain-containing protein, translating into MNEDKIGIHSEAVGDKVVVHVQGNLDVHNTHKIEKDLMALVNAARKPVVFNLSDVPFISSAGLRLLVTTLRLCQEQKISISICGLQPAVEKVFDIIGMQQLFTIYPDLDSALQ; encoded by the coding sequence ATGAACGAAGATAAAATTGGAATCCATTCGGAAGCGGTTGGGGACAAGGTAGTTGTTCATGTCCAAGGCAATTTGGACGTACACAACACACATAAAATTGAAAAGGATTTGATGGCTCTCGTAAATGCCGCAAGAAAACCTGTTGTTTTCAATTTGAGTGATGTTCCCTTTATCTCTTCTGCCGGACTACGTTTGCTCGTCACAACACTTCGCCTTTGCCAGGAACAAAAAATCAGCATTTCTATCTGTGGATTGCAACCCGCAGTGGAGAAAGTTTTCGATATCATTGGAATGCAGCAGCTATTTACAATTTATCCTGATTTAGACTCTGCTCTACAGTAA
- a CDS encoding acyl-CoA carboxylase subunit beta, giving the protein METKQYSLNNPFKESKAPETQTGIYDDALKLGKELIEKPILGGGEDRIRVQHSKNRMTVWERIKVLTDEEPNITYQNWGPNLDGASIVTGILNIKGRDVAVYGHDFTLRAGSMDATNGSKLARLIQMAGTHGIPLIGMNDSAGAYVPAGVGGLDGYSEAFTALRKISGVVPSVMLMFGFNAGGGAYLPRQGSFMIQCDGTFFGLTGPGVVKSVLGEDISAEDLGGPKVHGQSGVVDLVTGDELGSLRTAIRLLSYLPDNNHSFAPFYPTSDPVDRFIYEEDILFRKTFNSPTGMNTPFDITLYLQQICDHGEFFELQPQRARNIVTAFGRIGGHVVGFLANNSAVSSGQIDIGASRKGTRFVRFCNLYNIPMVFVEDTTGFLPGRDQEHNGIVLEGRKLLDSIIDLRTPRLTLIIRNAFGGAYATFNSYFTGASMVFALPTARIAVMGPAGKEYVYKDEITTIQKEFLVNVKKGMSEKEAAATRDAKLFEIGQRYEKELMNPKEALSLGSVSSIILPGYTRNVLSKNLNFLMSKYKPAEMSGPQREFE; this is encoded by the coding sequence ATGGAAACCAAGCAGTATTCCCTAAACAACCCGTTCAAAGAATCCAAGGCTCCGGAAACCCAAACCGGAATTTATGATGATGCTCTCAAACTTGGAAAGGAACTCATTGAGAAACCGATCCTAGGGGGCGGAGAAGATAGAATCCGCGTCCAACACTCCAAAAACCGTATGACGGTTTGGGAGAGAATCAAAGTCCTTACTGACGAAGAACCAAATATCACCTACCAAAACTGGGGACCGAACTTAGACGGTGCCTCTATTGTGACTGGAATTTTAAATATCAAAGGCCGTGATGTGGCAGTCTACGGACACGACTTCACCCTTCGTGCGGGTTCAATGGATGCCACGAATGGAAGTAAACTCGCTCGTCTCATCCAAATGGCAGGGACCCACGGAATCCCGCTCATCGGGATGAACGACTCGGCAGGTGCCTATGTTCCTGCGGGAGTGGGTGGACTCGACGGTTATTCGGAAGCATTTACGGCACTTCGCAAAATCAGCGGTGTGGTTCCTTCCGTTATGTTAATGTTTGGTTTCAATGCGGGTGGTGGAGCTTACCTCCCACGCCAAGGATCGTTTATGATCCAATGTGATGGAACCTTCTTTGGTCTCACTGGACCTGGGGTGGTAAAATCCGTTCTTGGGGAAGACATTTCTGCCGAAGACTTAGGTGGGCCAAAAGTACATGGCCAGTCAGGTGTGGTCGATTTAGTCACAGGCGATGAATTAGGATCGCTTCGAACAGCCATCCGTCTTCTTTCTTATTTACCAGACAATAACCATAGTTTTGCGCCGTTCTATCCGACTTCGGATCCAGTAGACAGGTTCATTTACGAAGAAGACATTCTTTTTAGAAAGACGTTTAATTCCCCAACAGGAATGAACACACCTTTTGATATCACACTTTACTTACAACAAATCTGTGATCACGGTGAGTTCTTTGAATTACAACCACAAAGAGCAAGAAACATTGTAACAGCTTTTGGTCGTATCGGTGGTCACGTGGTGGGGTTTCTTGCCAATAACTCGGCAGTCTCTTCTGGTCAGATAGATATTGGAGCTTCTCGCAAAGGAACTCGTTTTGTAAGATTCTGTAACTTATACAATATCCCTATGGTATTTGTAGAAGATACAACTGGATTTTTACCAGGACGCGACCAAGAACACAATGGGATTGTTCTCGAAGGTAGAAAACTCCTGGATTCCATTATTGATCTTAGAACTCCAAGACTCACTCTTATCATTCGTAACGCGTTTGGTGGAGCGTATGCAACATTTAACTCCTATTTTACGGGAGCATCGATGGTGTTTGCACTTCCGACGGCAAGGATTGCGGTGATGGGTCCTGCAGGAAAAGAATACGTCTACAAAGATGAAATCACAACCATCCAAAAAGAATTTTTGGTCAATGTGAAAAAAGGAATGAGTGAAAAAGAAGCAGCCGCCACTCGTGATGCAAAACTTTTCGAAATCGGGCAAAGATACGAAAAAGAACTGATGAATCCAAAAGAAGCACTTTCTCTTGGTTCTGTTTCCTCCATCATTTTACCGGGTTATACAAGAAACGTATTATCGAAAAACTTGAATTTCCTCATGTCCAAATACAAACCGGCGGAAATGTCCGGTCCTCAAAGGGAGTTTGAATAA
- a CDS encoding biotin/lipoyl-containing protein, whose protein sequence is MLDKNLKRIQFQESESAWIRSFTVESIKCLIVCRGPVRKETMDVFDAIGVKEYGILLSEKDSIVYPKALAPELRNFRFPENIHRVPDYMGAGKEEKEQRIHQIIGITKDNGYTHIFAGYGFMAEDAEFIEAIEKAGITFMGPSSHVAKGAGAKDEAKKLARSLNVSVTPGVDNITALALLRKTGNSKDGLLKVAKENNLNFSFNDSKALEDNAEDLLQLSYEKTIDITSIPDLQKESSILCEDIWKKYPGKRIRFKYIGGGGGKGQRVISEKSEIDAAVMEILAESKVTAVGSNRNFLIELNIENTRHNEIQLIGNGEWSLSLGGRDCSLQMHEQKLLEISQTVELLQKEADLVRSSNAKKATILDKDVQTLKDMEHQAEVFGKAIRLNSVSTFECIVEGNSFFFMEVNTRIQVEHRVTEMVYKMKFTNPNDPNDFFYIDSLVEAMAVLSIHGPRVPKPERIVRNVSGAEVRINATNRALQPHAGGIIQNWSNALPEEIRDDQGICTRNPDTGAFVHYNLAGAYDSNVALLVSYGNSRTENLEILGNILRKTELRGQNLETNLLVHYGLIQWILGKDAMFKPSTAFMISYLAGIGSLQSIINDLDLEYLWSEKTKAADPDLKKVLNKKMTLVIRPLERLLANPHLLGGFLGYFDGKLWTRNGNNLAFNENPIQFLDSLYYYLNLDTTEEKPSSEKIWDHDATLLNEAKAFYSELSKRTGLSSWKDLSDALAKGKNPSKSLSDDLWNASVASHNGFQAGLETLLLLPKIGIKSNFFGLDVNADLDGVVPDEFKNKDTRDAFIKTLNPPPKMSGDEIVAPMGGMFYSKEAPNLPMLINEGDHFQAGQPLFIIEVMKMFNKILAPVSGTIVKNLMVDSDGKIVTKAQPIFKIKPDEILKEESPEDIRSRKVKVTKELGLG, encoded by the coding sequence ATGTTAGATAAGAATTTAAAACGCATTCAGTTCCAAGAATCCGAATCGGCATGGATTCGTTCCTTTACTGTGGAATCGATCAAATGTCTGATTGTTTGCCGTGGCCCTGTTCGTAAAGAAACGATGGATGTTTTCGATGCGATTGGTGTGAAGGAATACGGAATTTTACTTTCCGAAAAAGACTCCATCGTTTACCCAAAGGCCCTTGCACCGGAACTTCGTAACTTCCGATTCCCAGAAAATATCCACCGAGTTCCCGATTATATGGGAGCTGGGAAAGAAGAGAAAGAACAACGCATCCACCAAATCATTGGAATCACCAAAGACAATGGATACACTCATATCTTTGCTGGTTACGGATTTATGGCAGAAGATGCAGAATTCATTGAAGCCATTGAAAAAGCAGGGATCACGTTTATGGGACCAAGTTCCCATGTGGCAAAAGGTGCTGGCGCCAAAGACGAAGCAAAAAAACTCGCAAGAAGTCTAAATGTATCGGTAACTCCTGGTGTTGATAATATCACTGCCCTTGCTTTACTTCGTAAAACGGGAAATTCCAAAGATGGACTTCTCAAAGTTGCAAAAGAAAATAACTTAAACTTTTCTTTTAATGATTCCAAAGCATTGGAAGACAATGCGGAAGACTTACTCCAACTTTCTTATGAAAAAACCATAGACATCACTTCTATCCCTGATTTACAAAAAGAGTCTTCCATCCTTTGTGAAGATATTTGGAAAAAGTATCCAGGCAAACGAATCCGATTCAAATACATCGGTGGTGGTGGTGGAAAGGGACAACGTGTCATCAGTGAAAAATCAGAAATTGATGCTGCTGTTATGGAAATCCTTGCGGAATCTAAAGTGACGGCCGTTGGTTCCAACAGAAACTTCTTAATTGAACTTAACATCGAAAACACACGCCATAACGAAATCCAGCTCATCGGTAACGGAGAATGGTCCTTGTCTCTTGGTGGTCGTGATTGTTCTTTGCAAATGCACGAACAAAAACTTTTGGAAATTTCGCAAACGGTTGAGTTACTCCAAAAAGAAGCTGATCTTGTTCGATCTTCTAACGCCAAAAAAGCTACCATCCTCGACAAAGATGTTCAAACTTTAAAAGATATGGAACACCAAGCAGAAGTGTTTGGAAAGGCAATTCGTTTGAATTCTGTTTCTACGTTTGAATGTATTGTTGAAGGTAATAGTTTCTTCTTCATGGAAGTAAACACAAGGATTCAGGTGGAACACCGTGTGACTGAGATGGTGTACAAAATGAAGTTCACCAACCCGAATGATCCGAATGATTTTTTCTACATTGACTCTCTTGTGGAAGCGATGGCGGTTCTTTCCATCCACGGTCCAAGAGTTCCAAAGCCGGAACGAATTGTCAGAAACGTATCTGGTGCAGAAGTTCGGATCAATGCGACAAACCGTGCACTCCAACCTCACGCAGGTGGGATCATCCAAAACTGGTCGAATGCTCTTCCTGAAGAAATTCGTGATGACCAAGGGATTTGTACTCGTAACCCCGATACAGGTGCCTTTGTTCATTACAACCTTGCTGGAGCTTATGACTCAAACGTGGCTCTTCTTGTTTCTTATGGAAATTCAAGAACGGAAAACTTAGAAATTTTAGGTAATATCCTTCGCAAAACAGAACTTAGAGGGCAAAACCTCGAAACCAACTTACTCGTTCACTATGGACTCATCCAGTGGATTTTGGGTAAGGATGCGATGTTCAAACCATCCACTGCGTTTATGATTTCCTACTTGGCTGGAATCGGTTCCTTACAATCCATCATCAACGATTTGGATTTGGAATATCTTTGGTCAGAAAAAACCAAGGCTGCAGATCCAGATTTGAAAAAAGTCCTAAACAAAAAGATGACCCTTGTGATTCGTCCTTTGGAACGTCTCCTAGCAAATCCACATTTACTCGGTGGATTCCTTGGGTATTTCGATGGAAAACTTTGGACTCGTAATGGGAACAATCTTGCGTTCAATGAAAACCCGATCCAATTTTTGGATTCTTTGTATTACTATTTGAATTTGGATACAACGGAAGAAAAGCCAAGCTCTGAAAAGATTTGGGATCATGACGCTACGTTATTAAACGAAGCCAAAGCATTTTATTCCGAACTATCCAAACGAACAGGGCTTAGTTCTTGGAAGGATCTATCGGATGCACTTGCAAAAGGTAAAAATCCATCTAAGTCACTTTCTGATGATCTTTGGAATGCTTCGGTGGCAAGTCATAACGGTTTCCAAGCTGGTCTTGAAACGCTTTTACTCCTACCAAAAATTGGTATCAAATCCAACTTCTTTGGTTTGGATGTGAATGCGGATTTGGATGGGGTAGTGCCAGATGAATTCAAAAACAAAGACACACGGGATGCGTTTATCAAAACACTGAACCCTCCTCCAAAAATGTCTGGGGATGAAATTGTGGCTCCTATGGGTGGAATGTTCTACTCAAAAGAAGCACCAAATCTTCCTATGCTCATCAATGAAGGGGACCATTTCCAAGCGGGCCAACCTCTCTTTATCATTGAAGTGATGAAGATGTTTAACAAAATTTTGGCACCTGTCAGTGGAACCATTGTGAAAAACTTAATGGTGGATTCAGACGGAAAGATCGTGACAAAAGCACAACCCATCTTTAAAATCAAACCGGATGAAATTCTAAAGGAAGAATCTCCTGAAGATATTCGTTCTAGAAAAGTAAAAGTAACAAAGGAATTGGGTCTCGGCTAA
- a CDS encoding protein-glutamate methylesterase/protein-glutamine glutaminase translates to MKKIKVFVIDDSAVVRQVLTEIFKSDPTFEFLGSASDPIFAMDKMNSHWPDVIVLDIEMPRMDGLSFLKKIMTERPTPVVICSTLTTEGSDTALIAMSLGACEIITKPKIGLKDFLHESTIELTDAVIAAASVSLKALPNPKERKEFSIKTEKNQDISQLQATEKIVAIGTSTGGTIALEEVLTKLARDKTPGIVIVQHMPEKFTETFAKRLDSICDISVREAKDGDRVVRGLALIAPGNRHMTVRRSGAQYFVDVADGPLVNRHKPSVDVLFRSVARQAGQNSKGIIMTGMGDDGASGLLEMKEAGADTIAQNEETSVVFGMPKEAIKRGGVNHILPLTEIYKTIVGYG, encoded by the coding sequence ATGAAAAAAATCAAGGTGTTTGTAATCGATGATTCAGCTGTCGTAAGACAAGTGTTAACTGAAATATTCAAATCGGATCCAACCTTTGAATTTCTGGGCAGTGCCTCCGATCCGATTTTTGCTATGGACAAAATGAATAGTCATTGGCCCGACGTGATTGTATTAGATATCGAAATGCCAAGGATGGACGGACTGTCTTTCTTGAAAAAAATTATGACAGAACGACCCACTCCTGTTGTGATTTGTTCCACTTTAACGACAGAAGGTTCCGACACAGCATTGATTGCCATGAGCTTAGGTGCCTGCGAAATCATCACAAAACCAAAAATTGGATTAAAAGATTTTTTACATGAATCCACAATAGAATTGACCGATGCAGTGATTGCAGCTGCATCCGTTTCCTTAAAAGCTCTACCCAATCCAAAAGAAAGAAAAGAATTTTCAATCAAAACGGAAAAAAACCAAGATATTTCTCAGCTACAAGCCACAGAAAAAATTGTCGCCATTGGAACTTCCACAGGAGGAACCATTGCCCTCGAAGAAGTTCTCACAAAACTCGCAAGAGACAAAACTCCAGGGATTGTGATTGTACAACACATGCCTGAAAAGTTCACTGAAACTTTTGCCAAACGATTGGATTCTATCTGCGATATTAGCGTCAGGGAAGCAAAAGATGGAGACCGAGTTGTGAGAGGGCTTGCGCTCATCGCACCAGGGAACCGCCATATGACAGTTCGGCGATCTGGCGCCCAGTATTTTGTGGATGTTGCAGATGGTCCTTTAGTGAATCGACACAAACCTTCTGTGGATGTATTATTTCGTTCTGTCGCAAGACAAGCGGGACAAAATTCCAAAGGCATCATTATGACAGGGATGGGTGATGATGGGGCATCTGGACTTTTGGAAATGAAGGAAGCTGGGGCTGATACAATTGCCCAAAATGAAGAAACATCTGTTGTTTTTGGAATGCCGAAAGAGGCAATCAAAAGAGGAGGTGTGAATCACATCCTCCCCCTCACTGAAATTTACAAAACAATTGTGGGTTACGGTTAG
- a CDS encoding chemotaxis protein CheD codes for MDSPNVVTDRFLNPGEIFFGGPEFRVRTLLGSCVSIVLWHPDKHIGGMCHYLLPSQTDQHLEKTHKYGTDAILFFLTEIKKHHTKPNEFYAKIFGGSNMFLHEEREILKDNSTSNVGSRNAEFAKKILKENEIKIISEDTGGTLSRKIYFTVWDGEVWVEKK; via the coding sequence ATGGATTCACCAAATGTAGTAACTGACCGGTTTCTAAACCCTGGAGAAATTTTCTTCGGAGGACCCGAATTTAGAGTGAGAACCTTACTTGGTTCTTGTGTTTCCATTGTCTTGTGGCATCCGGACAAACACATCGGGGGAATGTGTCATTACCTACTTCCAAGCCAAACGGATCAACATCTCGAAAAAACTCATAAATATGGAACCGATGCTATTTTGTTTTTTTTGACAGAAATAAAAAAACACCACACAAAACCTAACGAATTTTATGCAAAAATCTTCGGAGGATCCAATATGTTTTTACATGAAGAAAGGGAAATACTAAAGGACAATTCCACTTCGAACGTGGGTTCACGAAATGCTGAATTTGCAAAAAAGATTTTAAAGGAAAATGAAATTAAAATCATTTCCGAAGATACAGGCGGAACTTTATCCAGAAAAATATATTTTACTGTCTGGGACGGCGAAGTTTGGGTAGAGAAAAAATAA
- a CDS encoding chemotaxis protein CheW, with protein MQELQYLTFLISEELFGLGILYIKEIIEFESVTHVPMMPEYIPGVINLRGNVVPVIDLNMRFYRKKTETNRKTCIIITEIKLENEIIDVGLLVDAVNEVVDITPESIEEPPSFGSKIRLDFIQGLGKLENKFVIILKVNQILELSELQSIQESSSNVV; from the coding sequence ATGCAGGAACTTCAATACCTAACTTTTTTAATTTCGGAAGAACTCTTTGGGCTAGGAATTTTATATATCAAAGAGATCATTGAATTCGAATCTGTGACCCATGTGCCGATGATGCCAGAGTATATACCTGGTGTCATTAACCTAAGGGGGAATGTGGTTCCCGTGATAGATCTCAATATGAGATTTTATAGAAAAAAAACCGAAACCAACCGTAAAACTTGTATCATCATTACTGAAATCAAACTGGAAAATGAAATCATTGATGTTGGTTTACTAGTGGATGCAGTCAACGAAGTGGTAGATATTACGCCAGAGTCCATTGAAGAACCACCTAGTTTTGGTTCAAAAATCCGTTTGGATTTTATCCAAGGCCTAGGAAAATTAGAGAATAAATTTGTCATTATCCTAAAAGTAAACCAAATTCTGGAGCTTTCGGAGTTACAATCCATCCAAGAATCATCGTCCAATGTTGTGTGA
- a CDS encoding methyl-accepting chemotaxis protein, producing the protein MKNIKISTKLIGFFLTGLIFVIWTSAYSWGILTDVSHSEETTRIHLQKTENLTSIWNLSQSIQSDLFTVLQSQEVDKTYVAKIKYDLEKLNSAWEQIVSLPKSSEESTIIKTTISQKDDYLNIIKSYVNEPEDLTKKENLKSNLSEYWKPYSSSISKWNSQLTKESISEISKGMVTPKEKLFPVYISGIIFLLITASLLFLLLKQVGKPLRDAIQIKTALDCVSTNVMIADLDLKVVYMNKSIHNMFDKSEADIKTQIRNFSLKDLMGSNIDSYHKDPSHQRRLLGTFTSEHKTSIKIGNREFNLIANPIITNSGERLGSVVEWADVTEANANSKAIERSQATIEFSMDGTITTANEKFLNLMDYSLTEIKGQHHRIFLESQEANSEAYRQFWAALNRGEYQSSEFKRLGKNGKEIWLQATYTPILDANGRPYKVIKFATDITENKKLVREFIGQIEAINKAQATIEFNMDGTIITANDIFLKTMGYGLQEIVGKHHRMFVEPAMVNSEEYRQFWAALNRSEYQTAEYRRIGKDGKAVWLQATYNPILDLNGKPYKVIKFATDITEQKNLAIETARIVDDLVVGLSALEKGDLTQLITSEYEGGFAKLRDSFNNTSKKLVDIINDVRTNTDALVNAADEVASTASTLSQGASEQAASVEETSASLEEMGASIDQNAENAKQTDTIATKSARDAKQGGEAVRNTVSAMKEIADKISIIEDIAYQTNLLALNAAIEAARAGEHGKGFAVVASEVRKLAERSQKSANEIGSLAGSSVQIAESAGKLIEEIVPAINKTADLVQEITAASQEQSSGVNEVNKAMGQLDQVSQQSASASEELAAIAEELQAQAEKLLSSISFFKLGKQSTLQSALDSKHSKPMSKTATRLQTPNPRKVDSSDDNNKFQKY; encoded by the coding sequence AATTTTTGTAATTTGGACTTCTGCTTATTCTTGGGGAATACTTACAGATGTAAGTCATTCGGAAGAAACAACACGGATTCATCTGCAAAAAACGGAAAACCTAACATCCATTTGGAACCTAAGTCAATCAATCCAATCCGATCTCTTCACTGTTCTCCAGTCGCAAGAAGTTGACAAAACCTATGTTGCCAAAATTAAATATGACTTAGAAAAACTGAATTCAGCTTGGGAACAAATTGTATCTCTTCCAAAATCTTCAGAAGAATCGACAATCATAAAAACAACTATCTCCCAAAAGGATGATTATTTAAACATAATAAAATCCTATGTTAACGAACCAGAGGATCTCACAAAAAAAGAAAATTTAAAGTCAAATCTTTCGGAATATTGGAAACCCTACTCTAGTTCTATCTCCAAATGGAATTCCCAACTCACAAAAGAAAGTATTTCAGAAATTTCAAAAGGTATGGTGACTCCAAAGGAAAAACTATTCCCGGTTTATATCTCAGGAATTATTTTTCTTCTCATCACTGCTAGCCTGCTATTTTTACTACTCAAACAAGTTGGGAAACCACTAAGAGATGCAATTCAGATCAAAACAGCCTTAGATTGCGTCTCTACAAACGTTATGATTGCCGACTTAGATTTGAAAGTTGTCTACATGAACAAATCAATTCACAATATGTTTGACAAATCGGAAGCAGACATCAAAACCCAAATTCGAAATTTTTCACTCAAAGATCTAATGGGAAGTAATATTGATAGTTACCATAAAGACCCAAGTCACCAACGTAGGCTTCTTGGAACCTTCACATCCGAACACAAAACTAGTATTAAAATAGGAAACAGAGAGTTTAATTTAATTGCTAACCCTATCATTACAAATTCTGGCGAACGTTTGGGCAGTGTAGTGGAATGGGCGGATGTTACGGAAGCCAATGCGAATTCGAAAGCCATTGAAAGATCACAAGCAACCATTGAATTCAGTATGGATGGAACGATCACAACAGCAAATGAAAAGTTCCTCAATTTAATGGATTACAGTCTAACTGAAATCAAAGGCCAACACCATAGAATTTTCCTCGAGTCACAAGAAGCGAATTCTGAAGCCTATCGCCAATTTTGGGCCGCTCTCAATCGAGGGGAATACCAATCATCCGAATTCAAACGGCTTGGGAAAAATGGAAAAGAAATTTGGTTACAAGCCACTTACACACCAATTCTTGATGCGAATGGTCGACCATACAAAGTCATTAAATTTGCTACCGATATCACAGAAAACAAAAAACTAGTAAGAGAATTTATTGGCCAAATCGAAGCAATTAACAAAGCACAAGCGACAATTGAATTCAACATGGACGGAACAATCATCACTGCAAATGATATCTTTTTAAAAACAATGGGTTATGGATTACAAGAAATTGTGGGCAAACACCATAGAATGTTTGTGGAACCAGCTATGGTCAACTCAGAAGAATACAGACAGTTCTGGGCAGCGCTCAACCGAAGCGAATACCAAACAGCTGAATACCGAAGGATAGGAAAAGATGGAAAAGCAGTTTGGTTGCAAGCCACCTACAATCCAATTCTTGATTTGAACGGAAAACCATATAAGGTCATTAAATTTGCCACCGACATCACAGAACAAAAGAATCTTGCAATCGAAACGGCACGTATTGTAGATGATCTCGTTGTTGGACTCTCTGCATTAGAAAAAGGTGATCTCACACAATTGATCACTAGCGAATACGAGGGAGGATTTGCTAAACTTAGAGATTCTTTCAATAATACCTCTAAAAAATTAGTTGATATCATCAACGATGTAAGAACAAACACTGATGCGCTTGTCAACGCTGCAGACGAAGTGGCATCCACTGCCAGTACACTCTCCCAAGGTGCCAGTGAACAAGCAGCTTCTGTAGAAGAAACATCAGCTTCCTTGGAAGAGATGGGAGCCTCCATTGACCAAAATGCTGAAAATGCAAAACAGACAGATACCATTGCCACAAAATCTGCTAGAGATGCAAAACAAGGTGGAGAAGCAGTCAGAAATACAGTCTCCGCAATGAAAGAGATTGCAGATAAAATTTCCATTATTGAAGACATTGCTTACCAAACCAACTTACTTGCATTAAATGCTGCAATCGAAGCAGCAAGAGCAGGAGAACATGGAAAAGGCTTTGCAGTTGTAGCCTCAGAAGTGAGAAAATTGGCAGAACGGTCACAAAAATCGGCCAATGAAATTGGAAGTTTAGCTGGAAGTTCTGTTCAAATTGCAGAGTCTGCAGGAAAACTCATTGAAGAAATTGTTCCAGCCATCAATAAAACAGCAGACCTTGTGCAAGAAATTACGGCAGCAAGTCAGGAACAATCTTCCGGAGTGAATGAAGTGAATAAAGCCATGGGTCAACTAGACCAGGTTTCCCAACAATCAGCAAGTGCATCGGAAGAACTCGCAGCCATTGCGGAGGAGTTACAAGCACAAGCAGAGAAACTACTTTCTTCTATTAGTTTTTTCAAATTGGGAAAACAATCAACACTCCAATCTGCCTTAGATTCAAAACACTCAAAACCAATGTCCAAAACTGCCACTCGACTACAAACACCAAACCCAAGAAAGGTGGACTCGTCAGATGATAATAACAAGTTCCAAAAATATTAA